One window of Novosphingobium sp. 9U genomic DNA carries:
- a CDS encoding beta-N-acetylhexosaminidase produces MMLGLILASALTAAQPRLLPQPQSVAVQGEGRALRSVRIEGDARQAGARLKELLASQGIAESASGYRVRFVLKPGMPAEGYRLITDKSGATITATDEAGLIHGAVTFWQLASQGADHRVPEVTITDAPRFAWRGVMLDSARHFQSPAFIRHLLDWMEAHKLNRLHWHLVDDQGWRLEIRKYPRLTQVSGSRVPASAPGAPALPPVSGFYTQAEVRALVAYAAERGIVIVPEIEMPGHATSAIRAYPKLGMGVPLPKDVWSDWGVFPWLYNTDEPTFGFLQDVLTEVMELFPSPWIHIGGDEAAKEQWKTDPSIQARIKALGLKDENALQGWFMARVGKLLAEHGRRMIGWDEVLEGGVPADATVMSWRGIDGAITAARSGHDTILSPAPVLYLDHRQGTGPQEPPGRGMVVSLADVYAFDPAPAALTPDQRRHILGLQANLWTEHVRTEDRAAWMLFPRVSAVAEIAWSASKGSYADFISRLRPQLDRLRPLGLAAADTAFQDPPAAGPLRTCTDKLTLDLEDDYPATGPRARLLVDIMNPCWMLDGSDKARRIALTVGQLPFNYQLGADRAKIVFRPPATAAGEFEVRDGCEGDRLAVLPLAKAADNPGTTRLEAPLSRPARSLCITYTAKGPDPLWAVQKAEVLP; encoded by the coding sequence ATGATGTTGGGTCTGATACTCGCCAGCGCGCTCACCGCCGCGCAGCCGCGACTCCTCCCGCAGCCGCAGAGCGTGGCGGTGCAGGGCGAGGGCAGGGCGCTGCGATCGGTGCGGATCGAAGGTGACGCCCGGCAGGCTGGTGCCCGCTTGAAGGAGCTCCTCGCCAGCCAGGGCATTGCGGAGAGTGCTTCGGGCTACCGGGTTCGGTTTGTCCTGAAACCGGGCATGCCCGCGGAGGGCTACCGCCTGATCACCGACAAGAGCGGTGCGACGATCACCGCAACGGACGAGGCGGGTCTGATCCACGGCGCCGTCACGTTCTGGCAGCTCGCCAGCCAAGGCGCCGATCACCGCGTTCCGGAGGTGACCATCACCGACGCGCCGCGTTTCGCCTGGCGTGGGGTCATGCTGGACAGCGCGCGCCACTTTCAGTCACCCGCGTTCATCCGCCACCTGCTCGACTGGATGGAGGCGCACAAGCTCAACCGCCTGCACTGGCACCTGGTCGACGACCAGGGCTGGCGGCTGGAGATCCGCAAGTACCCGCGCCTGACGCAAGTGTCCGGCTCGCGCGTACCGGCGAGTGCTCCCGGAGCACCGGCGCTGCCGCCAGTCAGCGGCTTTTACACGCAGGCCGAAGTGCGTGCGCTGGTCGCCTATGCGGCGGAGCGCGGCATCGTCATCGTACCCGAGATCGAGATGCCGGGCCATGCGACGTCCGCGATCCGCGCTTATCCGAAGCTCGGCATGGGCGTTCCGCTGCCCAAAGACGTGTGGTCGGACTGGGGCGTGTTCCCCTGGCTCTATAACACCGACGAGCCGACCTTCGGGTTCCTCCAGGATGTCCTGACCGAGGTGATGGAGCTGTTCCCCTCGCCCTGGATCCACATCGGCGGGGACGAGGCGGCCAAGGAGCAGTGGAAGACCGACCCGTCGATCCAGGCCAGGATCAAGGCGCTCGGCCTCAAGGACGAGAACGCGCTGCAAGGCTGGTTCATGGCTCGCGTCGGGAAGCTCCTGGCCGAGCATGGCCGGCGCATGATCGGTTGGGACGAAGTGCTGGAAGGCGGAGTGCCTGCCGATGCCACCGTCATGTCATGGCGCGGCATTGACGGCGCGATCACCGCAGCGCGCAGCGGGCACGACACGATCCTCAGCCCGGCGCCCGTGCTCTATCTCGACCATCGCCAGGGCACCGGTCCGCAGGAGCCGCCCGGCCGCGGCATGGTGGTCAGCCTGGCGGACGTTTACGCTTTCGACCCTGCGCCCGCTGCGCTGACGCCTGACCAGCGGCGCCATATCCTTGGCCTGCAGGCGAACCTGTGGACCGAGCATGTGCGCACCGAAGACCGCGCCGCCTGGATGCTGTTCCCACGCGTGAGTGCCGTGGCGGAGATCGCGTGGTCGGCCAGCAAGGGAAGCTACGCCGATTTCATCAGTCGCCTGCGTCCGCAGCTCGACCGGCTGCGGCCGCTGGGGCTCGCCGCGGCCGACACCGCGTTCCAGGATCCGCCAGCTGCAGGACCGCTGCGCACCTGCACGGACAAGCTGACGCTCGACCTGGAGGACGACTATCCCGCCACCGGCCCGCGCGCGCGCCTCCTGGTCGACATCATGAATCCGTGCTGGATGCTCGATGGCAGCGACAAGGCGCGCAGGATCGCGCTGACTGTCGGGCAACTGCCGTTCAACTACCAACTCGGCGCCGACCGGGCCAAGATCGTGTTTCGGCCTCCCGCCACGGCGGCCGGGGAGTTCGAGGTGCGCGACGGCTGCGAAGGAGATCGCCTGGCCGTCCTGCCGCTGGCAAAGGCAGCTGACAATCCGGGCACCACGCGGCTCGAAGCGCCGCTATCGCGCCCGGCACGCAGCCTGTGCATCACCTACACGGCGAAGGGCCCCGATCCGCTCTGGGCCGTGCAGAAGGCCGAAGTGCTGCCGTGA